A window of Haloarchaeobius litoreus contains these coding sequences:
- the purS gene encoding phosphoribosylformylglycinamidine synthase subunit PurS, with protein sequence MSAYTATVTVRLKQGVLDPEAETTKRALERLGFELSGLRSADRFEVDLDADDEDAARERASEMAERLLANPTIHDYDVEVVPRE encoded by the coding sequence ATGAGCGCCTACACCGCCACGGTGACCGTCCGACTCAAGCAGGGAGTCCTCGACCCCGAGGCCGAGACGACCAAGCGCGCGCTGGAGCGCCTGGGCTTCGAGCTGTCGGGGCTGCGCTCGGCCGACCGCTTCGAGGTCGACCTCGACGCCGACGACGAGGACGCCGCCCGCGAGCGCGCCTCGGAGATGGCAGAGCGCCTGCTCGCGAACCCGACCATCCACGACTACGACGTGGAGGTCGTCCCGCGCGAATGA
- the purQ gene encoding phosphoribosylformylglycinamidine synthase I: MTVSVVRFGGSNCDRDALRALTDLGIDAEIVWHEDGLPADTTGVMLPGGFSYGDYLRAGAMAARSPVMDEVRELASEGVPVLGVCNGAQVGCESGLTEGAFTTNASARFQCEHVHVRVERADTPWTAGYEAGEVIELPIAHGEGRYEISEDRLTQLETNERVLFRYCDADGNLTDEANPNGSKHNVAGVVGERDSVAVLMPHPERAALADVGGTDGRPLLRGFAAE, encoded by the coding sequence ATGACGGTCTCGGTCGTCCGCTTCGGCGGCTCGAACTGCGACCGCGACGCCCTCCGTGCCCTCACCGACCTCGGTATCGACGCCGAGATCGTCTGGCACGAGGACGGCCTCCCCGCGGACACCACTGGCGTCATGCTCCCCGGCGGCTTCTCCTACGGCGACTACCTCCGCGCCGGCGCGATGGCCGCCCGCTCGCCCGTCATGGACGAGGTGCGCGAGCTGGCGAGCGAGGGCGTCCCCGTCCTCGGAGTCTGCAACGGTGCACAGGTCGGCTGCGAGTCCGGCCTCACGGAGGGGGCGTTCACCACGAACGCGAGCGCCCGGTTCCAGTGCGAGCACGTCCACGTCCGCGTCGAGCGCGCCGACACGCCCTGGACCGCCGGCTACGAGGCGGGCGAGGTCATCGAGCTGCCCATCGCCCACGGCGAGGGACGCTACGAGATCAGCGAGGACCGACTCACCCAGCTGGAGACCAATGAGCGAGTGCTGTTCCGCTACTGCGACGCCGACGGCAACCTCACCGACGAGGCGAACCCGAACGGCTCGAAGCACAACGTCGCGGGCGTCGTCGGCGAGCGCGACTCCGTGGCAGTGCTGATGCCCCACCCGGAGCGCGCTGCGCTCGCTGACGTCGGCGGCACCGACGGTCGGCCGCTCCTGCGCGGCTTCGCCGCCGAGTAG
- a CDS encoding VanZ family protein → MTRLDRRRAWLWGPAVGWGTVVLVASLVDPPGAATATTGPFGVLAADKWQHGLAYAVLGGLVARALGRRTARAALLAVGVAVAVGFGVELLQSFVPWRTASLVDGAANAVGAVVGVAGWQFASKRSPSGWERS, encoded by the coding sequence GTGACTCGACTCGACCGCCGACGTGCGTGGCTGTGGGGCCCAGCGGTCGGCTGGGGGACGGTCGTGCTCGTCGCCTCGCTGGTCGACCCGCCCGGCGCGGCGACGGCGACGACCGGTCCGTTCGGCGTCCTGGCGGCGGACAAGTGGCAACACGGGCTCGCCTACGCGGTGCTCGGCGGGCTGGTCGCCCGGGCACTCGGCCGTCGAACGGCGCGGGCGGCGCTGCTGGCGGTCGGAGTCGCCGTCGCCGTCGGCTTCGGCGTGGAGCTGCTCCAGTCGTTCGTCCCCTGGCGGACGGCCTCGCTCGTCGACGGGGCAGCGAACGCAGTCGGCGCTGTCGTCGGCGTGGCCGGCTGGCAGTTCGCGTCGAAAAGGTCTCCCAGCGGCTGGGAACGCTCGTAA
- a CDS encoding DUF7521 family protein, translated as MTHLSALVIAFKTLALVFGGLITYFAAKAYRRTGSPALRALAVGFGFVTLGAMLAGAMDQFIMGPADRTVALAIESLLTTVGFGVILYSLYAD; from the coding sequence ATGACACACCTCTCAGCCCTCGTCATCGCGTTCAAGACGCTCGCGCTCGTCTTCGGCGGCCTCATCACCTACTTCGCGGCGAAGGCGTACCGCCGGACCGGCTCGCCCGCGCTGCGCGCGCTGGCGGTCGGCTTCGGCTTCGTCACGCTCGGGGCGATGCTGGCCGGGGCGATGGACCAGTTCATCATGGGCCCCGCCGACCGCACCGTCGCGCTGGCCATCGAGAGCCTGCTGACCACCGTCGGCTTCGGCGTCATCCTCTACTCGCTGTACGCGGACTGA
- the thiL gene encoding thiamine-phosphate kinase, protein MNERAALSLVGDLVDHAGDDAAVVDGTVVTTDMLHDRTDFPAGTTRYTAGWRAVGASLSDVAATGAEATAAVAVYAAPEFEESELRDFLRGATAVCETVGAEYVGGDLDTHQEFTVATTALGRTDEPVGRAGAEPGDRLCVTGTLGRSGAALRLFEAGETERANELFRFEPRVAAGLALAGHATAMMDSSDGLARSCHQLAEASDCGLALDGDAVPVDDAVQELAGSEATVRELGWYFGEDFELVCTVPADRVEDVRADCPVPLSVVGEVTEAADGEPGDDDPIVTVDGEPLPDRGFTHGE, encoded by the coding sequence ATGAACGAACGGGCGGCGCTTTCGCTCGTCGGCGACCTCGTCGACCACGCGGGGGACGACGCGGCGGTGGTCGACGGGACGGTCGTGACGACGGACATGCTCCACGACCGGACGGACTTCCCCGCGGGGACGACGCGGTACACGGCGGGCTGGCGGGCGGTCGGCGCGTCGCTGTCGGACGTGGCGGCGACTGGTGCGGAGGCGACGGCGGCGGTGGCGGTGTACGCGGCACCGGAGTTCGAAGAATCGGAGCTCCGCGATTTCCTGCGGGGCGCGACGGCGGTCTGCGAGACGGTCGGCGCGGAGTACGTCGGCGGGGACCTCGACACGCACCAGGAGTTCACGGTGGCGACGACGGCGCTCGGGCGGACCGACGAGCCGGTGGGCCGGGCTGGCGCGGAGCCGGGCGACCGGCTCTGCGTGACCGGGACCCTCGGCCGGAGCGGCGCGGCGCTCCGGCTGTTCGAGGCGGGCGAGACCGAGCGCGCGAACGAGCTGTTCCGGTTCGAGCCGCGGGTGGCCGCGGGGCTGGCGCTGGCCGGGCATGCGACGGCGATGATGGACTCCAGCGACGGACTCGCGCGCTCCTGTCACCAGCTCGCCGAGGCGAGCGACTGCGGGCTGGCGCTCGACGGCGACGCGGTGCCGGTCGACGACGCAGTCCAGGAACTCGCGGGGAGCGAGGCGACGGTCCGCGAACTGGGCTGGTACTTCGGCGAGGACTTCGAGCTGGTCTGTACGGTGCCCGCGGACCGGGTCGAGGACGTCCGTGCCGACTGTCCGGTGCCGCTGTCGGTCGTCGGGGAGGTCACCGAAGCGGCGGACGGAGAACCGGGTGACGACGACCCCATCGTCACCGTCGACGGCGAGCCGCTCCCGGACCGTGGGTTCACCCACGGCGAGTGA
- a CDS encoding PAS domain S-box protein, which yields MNGRTRRVLLVAPPGDVRTEMVESLPWTMSTAADTASALDVLDGDVDCVVATDTVAGDPLDLLESVRRRWPALPVFLLAEDGDEALASEAVAAGVDGYVPTSAGPDVLRDRIAAVVEPEDSLPLDSELDRLRLVYEQAPLAVVEVDADGHITAWNDGAADIFGYEASEAIGEPVVELLVPPDEREAVRPIADAALSPDGEVPSVNVNRNVTADGTELTCEWYNTTLTDDGTVLGALSFVQDVSDRVNRRETVESLQAMTSELVGVEEPTRVADFAVEAARTVLDQPYAGVFFYDDYSEVLVPVSATDEVASHFDEPTTLGADDGLVWNAFENGETAVINEAATARTAIPPSLDLESAIVVPLGDHGILVFGARARNAFDRTDVQMVNILASTTQAALDRSTRERDLKRHQTIVEAAGDGVFALDESGHFHAVNDVLAEMTGYEREDLIGRHVDEVLPREHIERGREEFAALSDGETRTFELDFGDEEVVEYEATIAVLPQETTFEGTAVVVRDISARKRMEAELVEQKRKIEALHAIASDLDDCETRDEIWALTVEAAERVLDFDICCVDEVADDFLVSRALSSEIEPEGYSERAPITQGLAGKTHRTGESFLIDDVTADNAAEPEDRTYRSLLSVPVGDEGVFQAVSDEVDAFDRTDLELTELLLTHVADALERASFEAELKDERDRFAALFQNVPDPVVYAVHEDGYPTVVEINSAFEQVFGYDADEIVGGNLDEFIVPPDRETESDHINDQAYRGELVEREVKRRTTDGLRDFLMTVVPVDLDESSPRTFGVYTDITERKERQKRVEILNRVLRHDLRNGMNIIKGSAEMLGDVVDGTAAIGYSETIIDRADDLISLAEKTRAVERTLDRDHAATGPVNVHESVSTSIAQVAEEHPEAEFTTDLPESAQVRADDLLRTAIFHVIENAVEHNDTGTPNVHVSARRGETDPDVLQVSVADDGPGIPASERALISEEQEITQLRHASGLGLWLVNWVVTQSGGWISFEDNEPRGSVVTLHVPLAMSSASEASDERTGTGENETTPVE from the coding sequence ATGAACGGACGTACGAGACGCGTCCTGCTCGTCGCTCCCCCCGGCGACGTGCGGACGGAGATGGTGGAGTCGCTTCCATGGACGATGAGTACCGCAGCCGATACCGCGTCGGCTCTGGACGTGCTCGACGGTGACGTCGACTGTGTCGTCGCGACGGACACCGTCGCGGGTGACCCTCTCGACCTGCTCGAGTCGGTCCGCAGGCGGTGGCCGGCGCTCCCCGTCTTCCTTCTCGCCGAGGACGGCGACGAAGCGCTGGCGAGCGAGGCGGTCGCGGCCGGCGTCGACGGCTACGTCCCCACCTCGGCCGGCCCCGACGTACTCCGCGACCGCATCGCCGCCGTCGTCGAGCCGGAGGACAGCCTGCCCCTCGACAGCGAGCTCGACCGGCTCAGACTCGTCTACGAGCAGGCACCACTCGCCGTCGTCGAGGTGGACGCCGACGGCCACATCACCGCCTGGAACGACGGCGCGGCCGACATCTTCGGCTACGAAGCGTCCGAGGCCATCGGCGAGCCCGTCGTGGAGCTGCTCGTCCCACCCGACGAGCGCGAGGCCGTCCGGCCCATCGCGGACGCCGCGCTCTCGCCCGACGGCGAGGTGCCGTCGGTCAACGTGAACCGGAACGTCACCGCCGACGGGACGGAGCTGACCTGCGAGTGGTACAACACGACGCTGACCGACGACGGGACCGTACTCGGCGCGCTCTCGTTCGTTCAGGACGTGAGCGACCGCGTGAACCGCCGCGAGACCGTCGAGTCCCTCCAGGCGATGACGAGCGAGCTCGTCGGCGTCGAGGAGCCGACACGCGTCGCGGACTTCGCGGTCGAGGCCGCACGGACCGTCCTCGACCAGCCCTACGCCGGCGTGTTCTTCTACGACGACTACAGCGAGGTGCTCGTGCCCGTCTCGGCCACCGACGAGGTCGCCAGCCACTTCGACGAGCCGACCACGCTCGGCGCGGACGACGGGCTCGTCTGGAACGCGTTCGAGAACGGCGAGACGGCCGTTATCAACGAGGCGGCGACGGCCCGGACCGCGATACCCCCTTCACTCGACCTCGAGAGCGCCATCGTCGTCCCACTGGGCGACCACGGCATCCTCGTCTTCGGTGCCCGGGCACGCAACGCCTTCGACCGAACCGACGTGCAGATGGTGAACATCCTCGCGTCGACGACGCAGGCCGCCCTCGACCGGAGCACCCGCGAACGCGACCTCAAACGGCACCAGACGATCGTCGAGGCGGCTGGCGACGGCGTGTTCGCGCTCGACGAGTCGGGCCACTTCCACGCGGTCAACGACGTGCTGGCCGAGATGACCGGCTACGAACGCGAGGACCTCATCGGCCGCCACGTGGACGAGGTCCTGCCCCGGGAGCACATCGAGCGCGGTCGCGAGGAGTTCGCGGCGCTGTCCGACGGCGAGACACGGACGTTCGAGCTCGATTTCGGGGACGAGGAGGTCGTCGAGTACGAGGCGACCATCGCGGTGCTCCCGCAGGAGACGACCTTCGAGGGCACCGCCGTCGTCGTGCGGGACATCTCCGCACGCAAGCGCATGGAGGCCGAACTCGTCGAACAGAAACGCAAGATAGAGGCGCTACACGCGATCGCCTCCGACCTCGACGACTGCGAGACGCGTGATGAGATCTGGGCGCTGACCGTCGAGGCCGCCGAGCGCGTCCTCGACTTCGACATCTGCTGTGTCGACGAGGTCGCCGACGACTTCCTCGTCTCCCGCGCGCTCTCCTCGGAGATCGAACCGGAAGGCTACAGCGAGCGCGCCCCCATCACCCAGGGCCTCGCGGGGAAGACGCACCGCACGGGGGAGTCGTTCCTCATCGACGACGTGACCGCCGACAACGCGGCCGAACCGGAGGACCGGACGTACCGCTCGTTGCTCTCCGTGCCCGTCGGCGACGAGGGCGTCTTCCAGGCCGTCTCCGACGAGGTAGATGCCTTCGACCGGACGGACCTCGAACTCACGGAGCTGCTGCTGACCCACGTCGCCGACGCGCTCGAACGCGCCTCGTTCGAGGCCGAACTCAAGGACGAGCGCGACCGGTTCGCCGCGCTGTTCCAGAACGTGCCCGACCCCGTCGTCTACGCGGTCCACGAGGACGGCTACCCGACGGTCGTCGAGATAAACAGCGCGTTCGAGCAGGTGTTCGGCTACGACGCCGACGAGATCGTCGGCGGCAACCTCGACGAGTTCATCGTCCCGCCGGACCGGGAGACCGAGAGCGACCACATCAACGACCAGGCCTACCGGGGCGAGCTCGTCGAGCGCGAGGTGAAACGACGCACGACCGACGGCCTGCGTGACTTCCTGATGACCGTCGTCCCCGTCGACCTCGACGAGTCCTCCCCCCGTACCTTCGGCGTCTACACCGACATCACCGAACGCAAGGAGCGACAGAAGCGCGTCGAGATCCTCAACCGCGTGCTCCGACACGACCTGCGAAACGGCATGAACATCATCAAGGGCTCGGCGGAGATGCTCGGCGACGTGGTCGACGGGACCGCCGCTATCGGCTACTCCGAGACCATCATCGACCGCGCGGACGACCTCATCAGCCTCGCCGAGAAGACCCGTGCCGTCGAGCGCACCCTCGACCGCGACCACGCGGCGACCGGCCCGGTGAACGTCCACGAGAGCGTCAGCACCTCCATCGCGCAGGTCGCCGAGGAGCACCCCGAGGCCGAGTTCACGACCGACCTGCCGGAGTCGGCGCAGGTCCGTGCCGACGACCTGCTCCGGACCGCCATCTTCCACGTCATCGAGAACGCCGTCGAGCACAACGACACCGGCACGCCGAACGTCCACGTGAGCGCGCGCCGCGGCGAAACCGACCCGGACGTGCTCCAGGTGTCGGTCGCCGACGACGGCCCGGGTATCCCCGCCTCCGAGCGCGCACTCATCTCGGAGGAGCAGGAGATCACCCAGCTCAGGCACGCCAGCGGGCTCGGCCTCTGGCTGGTGAACTGGGTCGTCACGCAGTCGGGTGGCTGGATCAGCTTCGAGGACAACGAGCCCCGCGGCAGCGTCGTCACGCTGCACGTGCCACTGGCGATGTCGTCTGCGTCGGAGGCCTCGGACGAACGGACCGGGACTGGCGAGAACGAGACGACGCCCGTGGAGTGA
- a CDS encoding archaeosine biosynthesis radical SAM protein RaSEA, whose translation MSKPSPEVYEQGKGMDAHNQVMRRIRAEKEETYDPHEPTRVWIDEDNTPGGVFQSLTIILNTGGCRWARAGGCTMCGYVAESVEGGSVSHDALMDQIQVCLDHEAENADGPSDLVKIYTSGSFLDEREVGGETRRAIAETFADRERIVVESLPDFVDREKIGEFTSHGLDTDVAIGLETATDRVRHDCVNKYFDFADFEDACSEAVAADEASGEGEGDAGVKAYLLMKPPFLSEPEALDDMKSSVRRCSEVDGCHTVSMNPCNVQRYTMVDELFFRGGYRPPWLWSVADVLESTAGCDAIVVSDPVGHGSDRGAHNCGDCDDRVQTAIKDFDVRQDPSVFEQVSCDCELTWEAVVERETSYNMPLAR comes from the coding sequence ATGAGCAAGCCCAGCCCCGAAGTGTACGAGCAGGGGAAGGGGATGGACGCCCACAACCAGGTGATGCGTCGCATCCGCGCCGAGAAGGAGGAGACGTACGACCCTCACGAGCCGACGCGGGTGTGGATCGACGAGGACAACACGCCCGGCGGCGTGTTCCAGAGCCTGACCATCATCCTCAACACCGGTGGCTGCCGGTGGGCCCGCGCCGGCGGCTGCACGATGTGTGGCTACGTCGCCGAGTCCGTCGAGGGCGGCTCGGTGAGCCACGACGCGCTGATGGACCAGATCCAGGTCTGTCTCGACCACGAGGCGGAGAACGCCGACGGGCCGAGCGACCTCGTGAAGATCTACACCTCCGGGAGCTTCCTCGACGAGCGCGAGGTCGGCGGGGAGACGCGCCGCGCCATCGCGGAGACGTTCGCGGACCGCGAGCGCATCGTCGTCGAGTCGCTGCCCGACTTCGTCGACCGCGAGAAGATAGGAGAGTTCACCAGCCACGGGCTGGACACCGACGTCGCCATCGGGCTGGAGACCGCGACCGACCGCGTGCGCCACGACTGCGTGAACAAGTACTTCGACTTCGCCGACTTCGAGGATGCCTGCTCGGAGGCCGTCGCGGCGGACGAGGCGAGCGGCGAGGGGGAGGGCGACGCCGGCGTGAAGGCGTACCTGCTGATGAAGCCGCCGTTCCTCTCGGAGCCGGAGGCGCTCGACGACATGAAGTCCTCCGTGCGTCGCTGCAGCGAGGTCGACGGCTGTCACACCGTCTCGATGAACCCCTGCAACGTCCAGCGCTACACGATGGTCGACGAGCTGTTCTTCCGCGGCGGCTACAGGCCGCCGTGGCTCTGGTCGGTCGCGGACGTGCTCGAATCGACGGCCGGCTGCGACGCCATCGTCGTCTCCGACCCCGTCGGCCACGGCTCCGACCGCGGCGCGCACAACTGCGGCGACTGCGACGACCGCGTCCAGACGGCCATCAAGGACTTCGACGTACGACAGGACCCGTCGGTGTTCGAGCAGGTGTCCTGCGACTGCGAGCTGACGTGGGAGGCGGTCGTCGAGCGCGAGACCAGCTACAACATGCCGCTCGCGCGGTAG
- a CDS encoding winged helix-turn-helix domain-containing protein — protein sequence MYDPSATDEPEFQAVVDALDDEDCHAIIEALDEPMTASELSDECGIPLSTTYRKLERLTESSLLVEETQLRPDGRHTSQYRVNFEDVTIMLAEDNSLELRIARPPETPDERLASMWEEVRKET from the coding sequence ATGTACGACCCGTCCGCGACGGACGAACCGGAGTTCCAGGCGGTCGTCGACGCCCTCGACGACGAGGATTGCCACGCGATCATCGAGGCGCTCGACGAGCCGATGACCGCCAGTGAGCTCTCCGACGAGTGCGGGATTCCGCTCTCGACGACCTACCGGAAGCTCGAACGGCTCACCGAGTCGTCGCTGCTCGTCGAGGAGACCCAGCTCCGTCCGGACGGCCGTCACACGTCGCAGTACCGGGTCAACTTCGAGGACGTCACAATCATGCTCGCCGAGGACAACTCGCTCGAACTACGCATCGCTCGGCCGCCCGAAACGCCAGACGAACGCCTCGCGTCGATGTGGGAGGAGGTGCGCAAGGAGACATGA
- a CDS encoding riboflavin synthase, protein MYTGVVPGTGRVTASEPVGEGHELRIETNGHVDPAPGDSVAVDGVCLTATAVSPDCFEAYCSGETVARTLLADRPVGTAVNLEPPLTLSDGLDGHLVRGCVETTTELLAVESTGTGWRYEFAVRDGFTGLLVEKGGVAVDGVSLTVADLETDRFAVAVIPETRERTTLAGREPGERVHLEADPVAKYVARQAHVAGERST, encoded by the coding sequence ATGTACACTGGTGTCGTCCCCGGGACAGGCCGGGTGACCGCGAGCGAGCCCGTCGGAGAGGGCCACGAACTGCGCATCGAGACGAACGGACACGTCGACCCCGCACCGGGCGACAGCGTGGCGGTCGACGGCGTCTGCCTCACCGCCACCGCCGTCAGCCCCGACTGTTTCGAAGCGTACTGCAGCGGCGAGACCGTCGCACGGACGCTGCTCGCCGACCGACCCGTCGGGACAGCAGTCAACCTGGAGCCGCCGCTGACGCTCTCGGACGGACTCGACGGCCACCTCGTCCGGGGCTGTGTGGAGACCACGACCGAACTGCTCGCCGTCGAGTCGACGGGGACCGGCTGGCGCTACGAGTTCGCTGTCCGCGACGGCTTCACCGGCCTGCTCGTCGAGAAAGGCGGTGTCGCGGTCGACGGTGTCAGTCTCACCGTCGCCGACCTCGAAACAGACCGGTTCGCCGTCGCCGTCATCCCGGAAACGCGCGAGCGAACGACACTCGCCGGGCGCGAGCCGGGCGAGCGCGTCCACCTCGAGGCCGACCCGGTCGCGAAGTACGTCGCCAGACAGGCCCACGTCGCCGGCGAACGGTCGACCTGA
- a CDS encoding halocyanin domain-containing protein has product MSRQQSCTRRTALRALGVGAGLAATGATVTAQDQPTFDGWLDNVGNYDGVVDETGTDSVTVQVGSQANGGAFGFSPPAIRVDPGTEVVWEWTGDGGVHNVLPESGDWGSELVGEAGHTYSRTFEEVQVVKYYCEPHEGMGMKGVVVVGDAGPSGGGSSDGGQESFEEPDYGGWFDDVGNYESTANETGTDSVTVQVGSQANGGAFGFAPPAVRVDPGTEVVWEWTGDGGVHNVLPESGDWGSELVGEAGHTYSRTFEEPGIHRYYCEPHEGMGMKGTVVVTGAAEAGGSGESEAGGWTEPTAQPRPVGESSIEPLELAFVGGFGSLLLFPALVGVAMALGSDGRPDDEPSGGN; this is encoded by the coding sequence ATGAGCCGACAGCAGAGCTGCACGCGACGGACCGCACTCCGGGCACTCGGCGTCGGAGCCGGGCTCGCGGCGACCGGCGCGACGGTGACCGCACAGGACCAGCCGACGTTCGACGGCTGGCTGGACAACGTCGGCAACTACGACGGGGTCGTCGACGAGACCGGCACGGACAGCGTGACGGTGCAGGTCGGGAGCCAGGCCAACGGCGGCGCGTTCGGCTTCTCGCCGCCCGCCATCCGGGTCGACCCCGGCACGGAGGTCGTCTGGGAGTGGACCGGTGACGGCGGCGTCCACAACGTCCTTCCGGAGTCCGGCGACTGGGGCTCCGAACTCGTCGGCGAGGCCGGCCACACCTACTCACGGACGTTCGAGGAGGTGCAGGTGGTGAAGTACTACTGCGAACCCCACGAGGGCATGGGGATGAAAGGTGTCGTCGTGGTCGGCGACGCCGGCCCGTCTGGCGGTGGGAGCAGCGACGGCGGCCAGGAGAGCTTCGAGGAACCGGACTACGGCGGCTGGTTCGACGACGTGGGCAACTACGAGTCGACCGCGAACGAGACCGGCACGGACAGCGTGACGGTGCAGGTCGGGAGCCAGGCCAACGGCGGCGCGTTCGGCTTCGCCCCGCCGGCGGTCCGCGTCGACCCCGGTACGGAGGTCGTCTGGGAGTGGACCGGCGACGGCGGCGTCCACAACGTCCTTCCGGAGTCCGGCGACTGGGGCTCCGAACTCGTCGGCGAGGCCGGCCACACCTACTCACGGACGTTCGAGGAGCCCGGCATCCACAGATACTACTGCGAACCCCACGAGGGCATGGGGATGAAGGGTACGGTCGTCGTGACCGGTGCGGCGGAAGCCGGCGGCAGCGGTGAGAGCGAGGCCGGGGGCTGGACCGAGCCCACCGCGCAACCGCGGCCGGTCGGCGAGTCCAGCATCGAACCCCTGGAGCTCGCCTTCGTCGGCGGGTTCGGCTCGCTGCTGCTGTTCCCCGCGCTCGTCGGTGTCGCGATGGCGCTCGGCTCCGACGGACGCCCGGACGACGAGCCCAGCGGCGGGAACTGA
- a CDS encoding GIY-YIG nuclease family protein, giving the protein MAGGTYTLLVELERPVTLEVGALGEVALDAGWYGYTGSALGSGGFSRLDRHREVASGEHDVRHWHVDYLLGHDAATVRGDIRTADDVECAVARQLPDAVVGFGCSDCECTSHLTRADDEASLRGVVEDAHRVASDEA; this is encoded by the coding sequence ATGGCCGGCGGAACCTACACGCTGCTCGTGGAACTCGAACGCCCCGTCACGCTCGAAGTCGGTGCCCTCGGCGAGGTGGCGCTGGACGCGGGCTGGTACGGCTACACCGGGAGCGCGCTCGGCAGCGGCGGGTTCTCGCGGCTGGACCGCCACCGCGAGGTCGCGTCTGGCGAGCACGACGTGCGCCACTGGCATGTCGACTACCTGCTCGGCCACGATGCGGCGACGGTCCGGGGCGACATCCGCACCGCCGATGACGTGGAGTGCGCCGTCGCACGGCAGCTCCCCGACGCGGTCGTCGGCTTCGGCTGCTCGGACTGCGAGTGCACCAGCCACCTGACCCGGGCCGACGACGAGGCGTCGCTCCGGGGCGTCGTCGAGGACGCCCACCGGGTCGCCAGCGACGAGGCCTGA